From Pseudomonas alcaligenes, a single genomic window includes:
- the mnmE gene encoding tRNA uridine-5-carboxymethylaminomethyl(34) synthesis GTPase MnmE has protein sequence MSNARETIAAVATAQGRGGVGIVRVSGPRARAIAITLAGLEPKPRHAHYGPWHDDDGEVIDQGLLLFFPGPHSFTGEDVLELQGHGGPVVLDMLLQRCLQLGARQARPGEFSERAFLNDKLDLAQAEAIADLIEASSAQAARNALRSLQGEFSRRVHELTEKLIELRIYVEAAIDFPEEEIDFLADGHVLGLLDGVRDNLSTVLREAGQGALLRDGMTVVIAGRPNAGKSSLLNALAGREAAIVTEIAGTTRDVLREHIHIDGMPLHVVDTAGLRDTEDHVERIGVERALKAIGEADRVLLVVDSTAPEAADPFALWPEFLDQKPDPARVTLIRNKADLSAETVELTTCADGHVTLSLSAKSTAGLDLLREHLKACMGYQQTAENSFSARRRHLEALRLASSHLEHGRAQLTLAGAGELLAEDLRQAQQALGEITGAFSSDDLLGRIFSSFCIGK, from the coding sequence ATGTCCAACGCTCGCGAAACCATCGCCGCCGTCGCCACCGCCCAGGGCCGTGGGGGTGTCGGCATCGTGCGCGTCTCCGGCCCCCGAGCACGCGCCATTGCCATCACCCTGGCCGGTCTGGAACCGAAACCACGCCATGCCCATTACGGCCCCTGGCACGACGATGACGGCGAAGTGATCGACCAGGGCCTGCTGCTGTTCTTCCCCGGCCCGCACTCCTTCACTGGTGAAGACGTGCTGGAGCTGCAGGGCCACGGCGGCCCGGTGGTGCTCGACATGCTCCTGCAACGCTGCCTGCAGCTTGGCGCGCGCCAGGCCCGCCCGGGAGAGTTCAGCGAACGCGCCTTCCTCAATGACAAACTCGACCTGGCCCAGGCCGAAGCCATCGCCGACCTGATCGAAGCCAGCTCGGCCCAGGCCGCGCGCAATGCCCTGCGCTCGCTGCAGGGCGAGTTCTCACGGCGCGTGCATGAGCTGACCGAGAAGCTGATCGAGCTACGCATCTACGTGGAAGCCGCCATCGACTTCCCCGAGGAAGAGATCGATTTCCTCGCCGACGGCCATGTGCTCGGCCTGCTCGATGGTGTGCGCGACAACTTATCCACAGTGCTGCGTGAAGCCGGCCAGGGTGCCCTGCTGCGCGACGGCATGACCGTGGTCATTGCCGGTCGGCCCAACGCCGGCAAGTCCAGCCTGCTCAACGCCCTGGCCGGGCGCGAGGCGGCCATCGTCACCGAGATCGCCGGTACCACCCGCGACGTGCTGCGCGAACATATCCACATCGACGGCATGCCGCTGCACGTGGTGGATACCGCCGGCCTGCGCGACACCGAGGATCATGTCGAACGCATCGGCGTGGAGCGCGCACTCAAGGCCATCGGCGAGGCCGACCGGGTGCTGCTGGTGGTCGACTCCACAGCCCCGGAAGCCGCCGATCCCTTTGCCCTGTGGCCCGAGTTCCTCGACCAGAAACCCGATCCGGCGCGGGTCACCCTGATCCGCAACAAGGCCGACCTGTCGGCGGAAACGGTGGAACTGACCACCTGTGCGGATGGCCACGTCACCCTCAGCCTGTCGGCCAAGTCCACAGCCGGGCTGGATCTGCTGCGCGAGCACCTCAAGGCCTGCATGGGTTATCAACAGACCGCCGAGAACAGCTTCAGCGCCCGCCGCCGCCACCTGGAAGCCCTGCGCCTGGCGTCCAGCCACCTCGAGCACGGCCGTGCCCAGCTGACCCTGGCCGGTGCCGGCGAACTGCTGGCCGAGGATCTGCGCCAGGCCCAGCAGGCCCTGGGCGAAATCACCGGCGCATTCAGCTCCGACGACCTGCTCGGGCGCATCTTCTCCAGCTTCTGCATCGGCAAATAG
- the yidC gene encoding membrane protein insertase YidC encodes MDIKRSILLVALAVVAYMMVLQWNKDYGQAALPAQTATIGGQQTTLPDSNSADAAHSDVPSGVDSSSLQPSAAPVSAELIRVKTDVLDLAIDPRGGDIVQLNLTAYPRRQDRPDVPFQLFDNGSERTYLAQSGLTGSNGPDARTSGRPLYSSAQREYRLADGQDQLVVDLSFSEAGINYTKRFTFKRGLNAQCTAKQQALKKPGCVDPSSYQVEVRYLIDNQSAQNWSGSLYAQLKRDNSGDPSSTTATGTATYLGAAIWTPEKSYTKVSMKDIDKQQLKETVQGGWVAWLQHYFVTAWIPSKTDSNLVQTRKDAQGNYIVGFTGPALNVAAGAKGETSAILYAGPKIQKYLGELSPGLELTVDYGILWFIAQPIFWLLEHIHSLLGNWGWSIIALTIVIKLAFFPLSAASYRSMARMRAVSPKLQALKEQHGDDRQKMSQAMMELYKKEKINPLGGCLPILVQMPVFLSLYWVLLESVEMRQAPWLLWITDLSIKDPFFLLPIIMGATMFIQQRLNPTPPDPMQAKVMKLMPIIFTFFFLWFPAGLVLYWVVNNCLSIAQQWYITRQIEAATAKA; translated from the coding sequence ATGGATATCAAACGCTCGATCCTGCTCGTCGCCCTGGCCGTCGTCGCCTACATGATGGTGCTGCAGTGGAACAAGGATTACGGCCAGGCCGCGCTACCGGCCCAGACCGCAACCATTGGTGGCCAACAGACCACCCTGCCGGACAGCAACAGCGCTGATGCCGCCCATAGCGATGTGCCGAGCGGCGTCGACAGCAGCAGCCTGCAGCCCAGCGCCGCGCCGGTCAGCGCCGAGCTGATCCGGGTCAAGACCGACGTGCTCGACCTGGCCATCGACCCGCGCGGCGGCGATATCGTGCAGCTGAACCTGACCGCCTACCCGCGCCGCCAGGATCGCCCCGATGTGCCGTTCCAGCTGTTCGACAACGGCAGCGAGCGCACCTACCTGGCACAGAGCGGCCTGACCGGCAGCAACGGCCCGGATGCCCGCACCAGTGGCCGTCCGCTGTACAGCAGCGCGCAGCGTGAATACCGCCTGGCCGACGGCCAGGATCAACTGGTCGTCGATCTCAGCTTCAGCGAAGCCGGCATCAACTACACCAAGCGCTTCACCTTCAAGCGCGGCCTCAATGCCCAGTGCACGGCCAAGCAGCAGGCCCTGAAGAAGCCAGGTTGCGTCGATCCGTCTTCCTACCAGGTCGAAGTGCGCTACCTGATCGACAACCAGAGTGCACAGAACTGGAGCGGCAGCCTGTACGCCCAGCTCAAGCGCGACAACAGCGGCGATCCATCGTCGACCACCGCGACCGGCACCGCCACCTACCTGGGTGCAGCGATCTGGACTCCGGAGAAGTCGTACACCAAGGTGTCGATGAAGGACATCGACAAGCAGCAACTGAAGGAAACCGTACAGGGCGGCTGGGTCGCCTGGCTGCAGCACTACTTCGTCACTGCCTGGATTCCCAGCAAGACCGACAGCAACCTGGTGCAGACCCGCAAGGATGCCCAGGGCAACTACATCGTCGGTTTCACCGGCCCGGCGCTCAACGTGGCCGCCGGCGCCAAGGGCGAAACCAGCGCCATCCTGTATGCCGGCCCGAAGATCCAGAAATACCTCGGCGAGCTGTCCCCGGGTCTGGAGCTGACCGTCGACTACGGCATTCTGTGGTTCATCGCCCAGCCGATCTTCTGGTTGCTGGAACATATCCACAGCCTGCTGGGCAACTGGGGCTGGTCGATCATCGCCCTGACCATCGTCATCAAACTGGCCTTCTTCCCGCTGTCCGCCGCCAGCTACCGTTCGATGGCGCGCATGCGCGCGGTGTCGCCGAAGCTGCAGGCGCTGAAGGAACAGCATGGCGATGATCGCCAGAAGATGTCCCAGGCGATGATGGAGCTGTACAAGAAGGAGAAGATCAATCCGCTCGGCGGCTGCCTGCCGATCCTGGTGCAGATGCCGGTCTTCCTCTCCCTCTACTGGGTACTCCTGGAAAGCGTGGAAATGCGCCAGGCTCCGTGGCTGCTGTGGATCACCGACCTGTCGATCAAGGATCCGTTCTTCCTCCTGCCGATCATCATGGGCGCCACCATGTTCATCCAGCAGCGCCTCAACCCGACACCACCGGATCCCATGCAGGCCAAGGTGATGAAGCTGATGCCGATCATCTTCACCTTCTTCTTCCTCTGGTTCCCGGCTGGCCTGGTGCTGTACTGGGTGGTCAACAACTGCCTGTCGATCGCCCAGCAGTGGTACATTACCCGCCAGATCGAGGCGGCCACGGCGAAAGCCTGA
- a CDS encoding F0F1 ATP synthase subunit B, which translates to MNINATLIGQAVAFFIFVLFCMKFVWPPVITALRERQKKIAEGLDAANRAARDLELAHEKVAQQLREAKTQAAEIIEQAKKRGTQIVDEARDQARVEADRVKAQAQAEIEQELNSVKDALRAQVGALAVGGAEKILGATIDQNAHAELVNKLAAEI; encoded by the coding sequence GTGAACATTAATGCAACCCTGATTGGCCAGGCCGTTGCGTTCTTCATTTTCGTGCTGTTCTGCATGAAGTTCGTATGGCCTCCGGTCATCACGGCTCTGCGCGAACGCCAGAAGAAGATCGCTGAAGGTCTGGACGCCGCCAACCGTGCGGCTCGCGATCTGGAACTGGCCCACGAGAAAGTGGCCCAGCAACTGCGCGAAGCCAAAACCCAGGCTGCTGAAATCATCGAGCAAGCCAAGAAACGCGGTACTCAGATCGTCGACGAAGCCCGTGATCAGGCTCGTGTCGAAGCTGACCGCGTGAAGGCTCAGGCTCAGGCCGAGATCGAACAGGAACTGAACAGCGTTAAAGATGCCCTGCGTGCCCAAGTGGGTGCCCTGGCCGTCGGCGGTGCTGAGAAGATCCTGGGTGCCACCATCGATCAAAACGCGCATGCGGAGCTGGTTAACAAACTGGCAGCCGAAATTTAA
- the rsmG gene encoding 16S rRNA (guanine(527)-N(7))-methyltransferase RsmG — protein MSAVTQRHADELAQGAQTLGVALTAQQQEQLLAYLALLIKWNKAYNLTAVRNPDEMVSRHLLDSLSVEPFVAERGASWLDVGSGGGMPGIPLAILFPGRQFTLLDSNGKKTRFLTQVKLELKLANLEVIHSRVEEFRPEVPFAGICSRAFSSLQDFSDWTRHLGDGHTEWLAMKGVHPDDELQALPADFRLQSTHVLKVPGCQGQRHLLILRRSV, from the coding sequence ATGTCCGCCGTCACCCAACGCCATGCCGATGAACTCGCGCAAGGCGCGCAGACGCTTGGCGTCGCCCTGACCGCCCAGCAGCAGGAACAGCTGCTGGCCTACCTGGCGCTGCTGATCAAGTGGAACAAGGCCTACAACCTGACCGCCGTGCGCAATCCGGACGAGATGGTCTCGCGCCACCTGCTCGACAGCCTGTCGGTGGAGCCCTTCGTCGCCGAGCGCGGTGCCAGTTGGCTCGACGTCGGCAGCGGCGGCGGCATGCCGGGTATTCCCCTGGCCATCCTGTTTCCCGGGCGGCAGTTCACCCTGCTCGACTCCAATGGCAAGAAGACCCGCTTCCTCACCCAGGTGAAGCTGGAGTTGAAACTGGCCAACCTGGAAGTTATCCACAGCCGGGTCGAGGAATTCCGTCCCGAGGTGCCGTTCGCCGGTATCTGCTCGCGCGCGTTCAGTTCGCTGCAGGACTTCTCCGACTGGACTCGCCACCTCGGCGACGGCCATACCGAGTGGCTGGCGATGAAGGGCGTGCACCCGGACGACGAGCTGCAGGCGCTGCCGGCGGACTTTCGCCTGCAAAGCACGCACGTGCTCAAGGTTCCCGGTTGCCAAGGCCAGCGCCATCTGTTGATACTGCGACGCTCGGTCTAG
- a CDS encoding ParA family protein — protein sequence MAKVFAIANQKGGVGKTTTCINLAASLVATKRRVLLIDLDPQGNATMGSGVDKQALEHSIYDVLIGESTVGEAMQFSEHGGYQLLPANRDLTAAEVALLEMKMKESRLRYALAPIRENYDYILIDCPPALSMLTVNALVAADGVIIPMQCEYYALEGLSDLMNSIQRIAQLLNPSLKIEGLLRTMYDPRISLTNDVTEQLKAHFGDKLYDVVIPRNVRLAEAPSFGMPALVYDKQSRGAIAYLALAGELVRRQRSTAKTATA from the coding sequence ATGGCCAAGGTATTCGCAATCGCCAACCAGAAAGGCGGCGTGGGTAAGACCACCACCTGCATCAACCTGGCTGCCTCGCTGGTCGCGACCAAGCGCCGTGTGCTGTTGATCGACCTTGATCCACAGGGCAACGCCACCATGGGTAGCGGTGTGGATAAGCAGGCGCTGGAGCACTCGATCTACGATGTGCTGATCGGCGAGAGCACGGTCGGCGAGGCCATGCAGTTCTCCGAGCATGGCGGCTACCAGCTGCTGCCGGCCAACCGCGACCTTACCGCCGCGGAAGTTGCCCTGCTGGAAATGAAGATGAAGGAGAGCCGCCTGCGCTACGCCCTGGCGCCGATCCGCGAGAACTACGACTACATCCTCATCGACTGCCCGCCTGCGCTGTCCATGCTCACGGTCAACGCGCTGGTCGCCGCCGATGGCGTGATCATCCCCATGCAGTGCGAGTACTACGCACTGGAGGGCCTGAGCGACCTGATGAACAGCATTCAGCGCATCGCCCAGCTGCTCAACCCGAGCCTGAAGATCGAAGGCCTGCTGCGCACCATGTACGACCCGCGCATCAGCCTGACCAACGACGTCACCGAACAGCTCAAGGCACACTTCGGCGACAAGCTCTACGACGTGGTCATCCCGCGCAACGTGCGTCTCGCCGAGGCGCCCAGCTTTGGCATGCCGGCGCTGGTCTACGACAAGCAATCCCGTGGCGCCATCGCCTACCTGGCGCTGGCTGGCGAACTGGTGCGCCGTCAGCGCAGCACCGCCAAAACCGCTACTGCATAA
- the mnmG gene encoding tRNA uridine-5-carboxymethylaminomethyl(34) synthesis enzyme MnmG, protein MDFPSRFDVIVIGGGHAGTEAALAAARMGVKTLLLTHNVETLGQMSCNPAIGGIGKSHLVKEIDALGGAMALATDKGGIQFRVLNSRKGPAVRATRAQADRVLYKAAIREILENQPNLWIFQQAADDLIVEQDQVKGVVTQMGLRFMADSVVLTTGTFLGGLIHIGLQNYSGGRAGDPPSIALAKRLRELPLRVGRLKTGTPPRIDGRSVDFSVMTEQPGDTPTPVMSFLGNQAMHPRQISCWMTHTNARTHEIIASNLDRSPMYSGVIEGIGPRYCPSIEDKIHRFADKDSHQVFIEPEGLTTHELYPNGISTSLPFDVQLEIVRSIRGMENAHIVRPGYAIEYDYFDPRDLKYSLETKVIGGLFFAGQINGTTGYEEAGAQGLLAGANAALRAQGKESWCPRRDEAYIGVLVDDLITLGTQEPYRMFTSRAEYRLILREDNADLRLTEKGRELGLIDDARWAAFEAKREGIVQEEQRLKSTWVRPGTPQGDAIVERFGTPLAHEYNLLNLLSRPEIDYASLIEVTGTGASDPQVAEQIEIKTKYAGYIERQQEEIERLRASEDTKLPADIDYAAISGLSKEIQGKLGKTRPETLGQASRIPGVTPAAISLLLIHLKKRGAGRQLEQSA, encoded by the coding sequence GTGGATTTCCCTTCCCGTTTTGACGTGATCGTGATCGGCGGCGGTCATGCCGGTACCGAAGCTGCGCTGGCAGCCGCACGCATGGGCGTGAAGACCCTGCTGCTGACCCACAACGTGGAAACCCTCGGCCAGATGAGCTGCAACCCGGCCATCGGCGGTATCGGCAAGAGCCATCTGGTCAAGGAGATCGATGCCCTCGGCGGTGCCATGGCGCTGGCCACCGACAAAGGCGGCATCCAGTTCCGCGTGCTCAACAGCCGCAAGGGCCCGGCCGTACGCGCCACCCGCGCCCAGGCTGACCGTGTGCTGTACAAGGCAGCCATCCGCGAGATCCTGGAGAACCAGCCCAACCTGTGGATATTCCAGCAGGCGGCCGACGACCTGATCGTCGAGCAGGATCAGGTCAAGGGCGTGGTCACCCAGATGGGCCTGCGCTTCATGGCTGACAGCGTGGTGCTGACCACCGGTACCTTCCTCGGCGGACTTATCCACATCGGCCTGCAGAACTATTCCGGCGGTCGTGCCGGCGATCCGCCCTCGATCGCCCTGGCCAAACGTCTGCGCGAGCTGCCGCTGCGCGTCGGCCGGCTGAAGACCGGTACCCCGCCGCGTATTGACGGCCGTTCCGTGGACTTCTCGGTGATGACCGAGCAGCCCGGCGACACGCCGACCCCGGTGATGTCCTTCCTCGGCAATCAGGCCATGCACCCGCGCCAGATCAGCTGCTGGATGACCCATACAAACGCGCGCACCCACGAGATCATCGCCAGCAACCTGGATCGCTCGCCGATGTATTCCGGCGTGATCGAGGGCATCGGCCCGCGTTACTGCCCGTCGATCGAGGACAAGATCCATCGCTTCGCCGACAAGGACAGCCACCAGGTGTTCATCGAGCCCGAGGGGCTCACGACTCATGAGCTGTACCCCAACGGTATCTCCACCTCGCTGCCGTTCGATGTGCAGCTGGAGATCGTGCGTTCCATCCGCGGCATGGAAAACGCCCATATCGTGCGCCCCGGCTACGCCATCGAGTACGACTACTTCGACCCGCGTGACCTCAAGTACAGCCTGGAGACCAAGGTCATCGGCGGCCTGTTCTTTGCCGGCCAGATCAACGGCACCACCGGCTATGAAGAAGCCGGTGCTCAGGGCCTGCTGGCCGGGGCCAACGCCGCGCTGCGCGCGCAGGGCAAGGAAAGCTGGTGTCCGCGCCGCGACGAGGCCTATATCGGCGTGCTGGTCGACGACCTGATCACCCTGGGTACCCAGGAGCCGTACCGCATGTTCACTTCGCGCGCCGAATACCGGCTGATCCTGCGCGAGGACAATGCCGACCTGCGCCTGACCGAGAAGGGCCGCGAGCTGGGCCTGATCGACGACGCCCGCTGGGCCGCCTTCGAAGCCAAGCGCGAAGGTATCGTCCAGGAAGAACAGCGCCTGAAGAGCACCTGGGTGCGCCCGGGCACGCCACAGGGGGATGCGATTGTCGAGCGCTTCGGTACGCCGCTGGCCCACGAGTACAACCTGCTCAACCTGCTCAGCCGCCCGGAGATCGACTACGCCAGCCTGATCGAAGTGACCGGCACTGGTGCCAGCGACCCGCAGGTCGCCGAGCAGATCGAGATCAAGACCAAGTACGCCGGTTACATCGAGCGTCAGCAGGAAGAGATCGAGCGCCTGCGCGCCAGCGAAGACACCAAGCTGCCGGCCGACATCGACTACGCCGCCATCTCCGGGCTGTCCAAGGAGATCCAGGGCAAGCTCGGCAAGACCCGTCCGGAAACCCTCGGCCAGGCCTCGCGTATCCCGGGCGTGACCCCGGCGGCGATTTCCCTGTTGCTGATCCATTTGAAGAAACGCGGCGCTGGCCGTCAGCTGGAGCAGAGCGCCTGA
- the atpE gene encoding F0F1 ATP synthase subunit C, with amino-acid sequence METVVGLTAIAVALLIGLGALGTAIGFGLLGGKFLEGAARQPEMVPMLQVKMFIVAGLLDAVTMIGVGIALFFTFANPFIAQVAQ; translated from the coding sequence ATGGAAACTGTAGTTGGTCTCACCGCGATTGCTGTTGCCCTGCTGATCGGTCTGGGCGCTCTGGGTACTGCCATTGGCTTCGGTCTGCTGGGCGGCAAATTCCTGGAAGGCGCTGCTCGTCAGCCGGAAATGGTTCCGATGCTGCAGGTGAAAATGTTCATCGTCGCCGGTCTGCTGGACGCCGTGACCATGATCGGTGTTGGTATCGCTCTGTTCTTCACCTTCGCTAACCCGTTCATTGCTCAAGTAGCCCAGTAA
- a CDS encoding F0F1 ATP synthase subunit delta, whose protein sequence is MAELTTLARPYAKAAFEHAQAHQQLASWSAMLGLAAAVSQDDTLQRVLKAPRLTSTEKATAFNEVCGDKFDAQARNFISIVSENGRLGLLPEIAAQFELYKAEQEKSVDVEVTSAFALSTEQQDKLAKVLSARLSREVRLHATEDSSLIGGVVIRAGDLVIDGSVRGKIAKLAEALKS, encoded by the coding sequence ATGGCAGAACTGACCACGCTGGCCCGACCTTACGCCAAGGCTGCTTTCGAGCACGCTCAGGCCCACCAGCAACTGGCCTCCTGGTCAGCCATGCTTGGCCTGGCTGCAGCGGTGTCGCAAGACGACACCCTGCAGCGCGTGCTCAAGGCTCCGCGTCTGACGAGTACAGAAAAGGCCACCGCTTTTAACGAAGTGTGTGGTGACAAGTTCGACGCCCAGGCACGTAACTTCATTTCCATCGTTTCCGAAAACGGCCGTCTCGGCCTGTTGCCGGAAATCGCCGCCCAGTTCGAGCTGTACAAGGCCGAGCAGGAGAAGTCGGTAGACGTGGAAGTGACCAGTGCCTTCGCATTGAGCACCGAACAGCAAGACAAACTCGCCAAGGTTCTCAGCGCACGGCTCAGCCGAGAAGTGCGTCTGCACGCGACGGAAGACTCCTCCCTCATCGGTGGTGTCGTGATCCGCGCGGGCGACCTGGTTATCGATGGCTCGGTTCGCGGCAAAATCGCGAAGCTGGCCGAAGCGTTGAAATCTTGA
- a CDS encoding F0F1 ATP synthase subunit I, with protein MDARTPNRLPFHRLPVFPVLLAQLAVLLLAAAALYGWRGPVSGYSGLCGGLIAWLPNLYFAHKAFRFSGARAAQSIVRSFYAGEAGKLILTAALFTLAFAGVKPLEPLALFGVFLLTQVVNWFAPLLMRTRLSRP; from the coding sequence ATGGATGCCCGCACGCCAAACCGCCTGCCCTTCCATCGTTTGCCGGTGTTTCCGGTGCTGCTGGCCCAACTGGCCGTGTTACTGCTGGCTGCCGCTGCCTTGTATGGCTGGCGCGGCCCGGTAAGCGGTTACTCGGGACTCTGTGGGGGGCTGATTGCCTGGCTGCCCAACCTGTATTTCGCCCACAAGGCGTTCCGCTTCAGCGGTGCGCGGGCTGCCCAGAGCATCGTCCGGTCTTTTTATGCCGGCGAGGCGGGCAAACTGATTCTGACGGCAGCGTTGTTCACGCTGGCGTTTGCGGGGGTGAAACCGCTGGAGCCGCTGGCACTGTTCGGCGTGTTCCTGCTGACCCAGGTGGTCAACTGGTTCGCCCCGCTGCTGATGAGAACAAGACTTTCGAGACCTTAG
- a CDS encoding ParB/RepB/Spo0J family partition protein, whose translation MAIKKRGLGRGLDALLGGTTAATLENEAVQVDSRELQHLPLDLVQRGKYQPRRDMDPAALEELANSIKAQGVMQPIVVRPIGGGRFEIIAGERRWRASQQAGLDKIPAMVREVPDEAAIAMALIENIQREDLNPIEEAVALQRLQQEFELTQQQVADAVGKSRATITNLLRLIALPEEIKTLLSHGDLEMGHARALLGLPLESQVEGARHVVARGLTVRQTEALVRQWLNSKDKPADKPKADPDINRLEQRLAEKLGAPVQIKHSQKGKGQLVIRYNSLDELQGVLAHIR comes from the coding sequence ATGGCCATCAAGAAGCGCGGGCTCGGCCGCGGACTCGACGCCCTGCTCGGCGGTACCACCGCTGCCACCCTGGAAAACGAGGCGGTGCAGGTCGATAGCCGCGAGCTGCAGCACCTGCCGCTGGATCTGGTGCAACGCGGCAAGTATCAGCCGCGCCGCGACATGGATCCGGCCGCGCTCGAGGAGCTGGCCAACTCGATCAAGGCCCAGGGCGTGATGCAGCCGATCGTGGTGCGCCCCATCGGCGGCGGTCGCTTCGAGATTATTGCCGGCGAGCGGCGCTGGCGCGCCAGCCAGCAGGCCGGCCTGGACAAGATCCCGGCCATGGTGCGCGAGGTGCCGGACGAGGCAGCCATCGCCATGGCGCTGATCGAGAACATCCAGCGCGAAGACCTCAACCCGATCGAGGAAGCCGTGGCCCTGCAGCGCCTGCAGCAGGAGTTCGAGCTGACCCAGCAACAGGTCGCCGACGCGGTGGGCAAGTCGCGTGCGACCATCACCAACCTGCTGCGCCTGATCGCCCTTCCCGAGGAGATCAAGACTCTGCTGTCCCATGGCGATCTGGAAATGGGCCATGCCCGCGCCCTGCTCGGTCTGCCCCTGGAAAGTCAGGTCGAAGGTGCGCGACATGTTGTCGCACGCGGCCTCACCGTGCGCCAAACCGAGGCACTGGTTCGCCAGTGGCTGAACAGCAAGGACAAACCCGCCGACAAGCCCAAGGCCGACCCCGACATCAATCGTCTGGAACAGCGCCTGGCCGAGAAGCTAGGGGCTCCGGTGCAGATCAAGCACAGCCAGAAGGGCAAGGGCCAGCTGGTCATCCGTTACAACTCGCTGGACGAGCTGCAGGGTGTGCTGGCCCACATTCGCTGA
- the atpB gene encoding F0F1 ATP synthase subunit A yields the protein MAEQTASGYIQHHLQNLTFGKLPTGDWGFAHTAQEAKEMGFWAFHVDTLGWSVFLGLVFILLFRAAAKRATSGQPGALQNFVEVLVEFVDGSVKDTFHGRNNLIAPLALTIFVWIFLMNLMDLMPVDFLPLLAATITGDHHLPFRVVATTDPNATLGMALSVFALIIFYSIKVKGIGGFLGELTLHPFSSKNIVMQIVLIPVNFLLEFVTLVAKPISLALRLFGNMYAGELIFILIAVMFGSGMFLLSTLGVALNWAWAVFHILIITLQAFIFMMLTIVYLSMAHEDNH from the coding sequence ATGGCAGAACAAACCGCTTCGGGCTATATCCAGCACCACCTGCAGAACCTGACTTTCGGGAAACTGCCGACCGGTGACTGGGGCTTTGCCCACACTGCGCAAGAAGCAAAAGAAATGGGCTTCTGGGCCTTCCACGTAGACACCCTGGGCTGGTCGGTGTTCCTCGGCCTGGTGTTTATCCTGCTGTTCCGTGCGGCCGCCAAGCGCGCCACCAGCGGTCAGCCGGGTGCCCTGCAGAACTTTGTCGAAGTCCTGGTCGAGTTCGTTGACGGCAGCGTCAAAGACACCTTCCACGGTCGCAACAACCTGATCGCACCGCTGGCTCTGACCATCTTCGTCTGGATCTTCCTGATGAACCTGATGGACCTGATGCCGGTCGACTTCCTGCCGCTGCTGGCAGCGACCATTACCGGTGACCATCACCTGCCGTTCCGCGTGGTAGCCACCACCGACCCGAACGCCACCCTGGGCATGGCCCTGTCGGTGTTCGCCCTGATCATCTTCTACAGCATCAAGGTCAAGGGCATCGGCGGTTTCCTCGGCGAACTGACCCTGCATCCGTTCAGCAGCAAGAACATCGTCATGCAGATCGTGCTGATCCCGGTGAACTTCCTGCTCGAGTTCGTCACCCTGGTCGCCAAGCCGATTTCCCTGGCTCTGCGTCTGTTCGGCAACATGTATGCCGGCGAACTGATCTTCATCCTGATTGCCGTGATGTTCGGCAGTGGCATGTTCCTGCTCAGCACCCTGGGTGTTGCGCTGAACTGGGCGTGGGCGGTGTTCCACATCCTGATCATCACCCTGCAGGCGTTCATCTTCATGATGTTGACCATCGTCTATCTGTCGATGGCGCACGAAGACAACCACTAA